A stretch of Anaeromyxobacter dehalogenans 2CP-1 DNA encodes these proteins:
- a CDS encoding PP2C family protein-serine/threonine phosphatase: MFAFVAQRTRTSLRLRLLVATVALLALALAAAAMAFERVARSVVVDAVHSHLAARAKEVHEAVVRFQGERALTVRNWAEAEAMQMSLDSGDPKFAEDYLRRTIQDQGGAIGAAALLAPDGEIRAAVRAAPGAAPRGIALGEMRGIVVELPGLARTGQDAAVATDVVPLSSLLRGAPEGNALVLTAPVKDFAGDLCGYVVGAVTRDALARLLGEVSGRDGDYRPVVADATAALTFSTPGIDAAALAPVLAAPAGAPGTLERLEPAGGEPALAVRTQAAAAAPRWATLMLVPERVAYGKLTWLRVVLGLLYAGVLLAAAGAGVAAVRQASRPLVDVSASMARVSRGDLTARVHAEYRDELGDLVHSFNVMVEEVARSRDELQRTEALRREVQIAHQIQTAILPVSPAVPGYEVAARMKPADDVGGDLYDILAFEDGFWVLVGDVSGHGINSGLVMMMAQAAAYGAIAEDPRCSPRHVIAAVNRVVHENVRRRMGRDDYLTLMAARHVGDGRFVAAGAHQPIFVVRGPGAVEVVDSPGPWVGLTAGVPPGVTEYEFQVGPGELLCLVTDGMLEAPAAGGELFGEDRLAQVLGDLHGASAPQALGTVFSAVEAFAASQEDDMTTVVLRRKNDDR, from the coding sequence GTGTTCGCGTTCGTGGCCCAGCGCACGCGCACCTCCCTGCGCCTCCGCCTCCTGGTGGCGACGGTGGCGCTGCTCGCGCTGGCGCTCGCCGCCGCGGCGATGGCCTTCGAGCGCGTGGCGCGCTCGGTGGTGGTGGACGCGGTGCACTCGCACCTCGCCGCGCGCGCCAAGGAGGTGCACGAGGCGGTGGTGCGGTTCCAGGGCGAGCGCGCGCTGACCGTGCGCAACTGGGCCGAGGCCGAGGCCATGCAGATGAGCCTCGACTCCGGCGACCCGAAGTTCGCCGAGGACTACCTGCGCCGCACCATCCAGGACCAGGGTGGCGCCATCGGCGCGGCCGCGCTGCTCGCGCCGGACGGCGAGATCCGGGCGGCCGTGCGCGCGGCGCCCGGCGCGGCGCCTCGCGGGATCGCGCTCGGCGAGATGCGCGGCATCGTGGTGGAGCTGCCCGGGCTGGCGCGCACCGGCCAGGACGCCGCGGTGGCGACCGACGTGGTGCCGCTCTCGAGCCTCCTGCGCGGCGCGCCGGAGGGGAACGCGCTCGTCCTCACCGCCCCGGTGAAGGACTTCGCCGGCGACCTCTGCGGCTACGTCGTCGGGGCGGTGACGCGCGACGCGCTGGCGCGCCTGCTCGGCGAGGTGAGCGGGCGCGACGGCGACTACCGGCCGGTCGTGGCGGACGCGACCGCCGCGCTCACGTTCTCGACGCCGGGGATCGACGCGGCCGCGCTCGCGCCGGTGCTGGCCGCGCCCGCGGGCGCGCCGGGCACGCTGGAGCGGCTCGAGCCGGCCGGCGGCGAGCCCGCGCTGGCCGTGCGCACGCAGGCCGCCGCCGCGGCGCCGCGCTGGGCGACGCTGATGCTGGTGCCGGAGCGGGTGGCGTACGGGAAGCTCACCTGGCTGCGCGTCGTGCTCGGCCTCCTCTACGCGGGCGTGCTGCTCGCCGCCGCGGGCGCCGGCGTCGCGGCGGTGCGGCAGGCCTCGCGCCCGCTGGTGGACGTCTCCGCGTCGATGGCGCGGGTGTCGCGCGGCGACCTCACCGCGCGCGTGCACGCGGAGTACCGCGACGAGCTCGGCGACCTGGTCCACTCGTTCAACGTAATGGTGGAGGAGGTGGCGCGCTCCCGGGACGAGCTGCAGCGGACCGAGGCGCTGCGCCGCGAGGTGCAGATCGCGCACCAGATCCAGACGGCCATCCTCCCGGTCAGCCCGGCCGTCCCCGGCTACGAGGTGGCCGCGCGGATGAAGCCCGCCGACGACGTCGGCGGCGACCTGTACGACATCCTGGCGTTCGAGGACGGCTTCTGGGTGCTGGTCGGCGACGTCTCCGGGCACGGCATCAACTCCGGCCTGGTCATGATGATGGCGCAGGCGGCCGCGTACGGCGCCATCGCCGAGGACCCGCGCTGCTCGCCGCGCCACGTGATCGCCGCGGTGAACCGCGTGGTCCACGAGAACGTCCGCCGCCGGATGGGCCGGGACGACTACCTCACGCTCATGGCGGCCCGCCACGTCGGCGACGGCCGCTTCGTCGCCGCCGGGGCGCACCAGCCCATCTTCGTGGTCCGCGGGCCCGGGGCCGTCGAGGTGGTGGACTCGCCCGGGCCGTGGGTGGGCCTCACCGCCGGCGTGCCGCCCGGCGTGACCGAGTACGAGTTCCAGGTCGGGCCCGGCGAGCTGCTCTGCCTGGTGACCGACGGCATGCTGGAGGCGCCCGCCGCCGGCGGGGAGCTGTTCGGCGAGGACCGGCTGGCCCAGGTGCTCGGGGACCTGCACGGTGCATCCGCGCCGCAGGCGCTCGGGACCGTGTTCTCGGCGGTCGAGGCGTTCGCCGCCTCGCAGGAAGACGACATGACAACCGTGGTGCTGAGGCGCAAGAATGACGACCGCTGA